In Apodemus sylvaticus chromosome 7, mApoSyl1.1, whole genome shotgun sequence, the sequence TCTCAagctctcattctttttttttttttctagaagcatCGCTTACCATTTGCTTTGTAACACGCAGTTCAATGGTGCAGTGTCTGTgacctctgtgatcctgggagtcaGAACACAATTGACAGAGGAGGGCACTGCTCTTACCACAGAattttgtctttctctccctgtggATCACACACTTGTGATCCTCAGAACTCAAATACTTCATGATCCTGTGTTCTCTCGCAGTAGATTCCAGAGTCTTCATAGTGATATGATTTATGAACATCCGAGGGGATGGTTCCCTACATTCAGGGCAGAGGTCTGGGATTCTGATATCTTCTGAAGAAAGGATGAGACAGGCCTTGCAGAAATTATGGTCACACCTTAACAAGACTGGATCCATAAAGATGCCTCGGCAAATCAAGCAGGTGAGTGCTTCCTGGGAGGTTTGCAAAatgtctgactccatttttctgaggggaaaaaagtataattattattattggagcAGAGAGGAGTAAGAGACTAGACAATATTTGATTCAACTTGTGATTAAATTCTTATTATGGCAATAAAAACTTTCTTAGTTTTTATCTTTGCCCAAGAAATTTTCCCTACATATTGCCTGACACCATTCTAGATCTACCATCTACGTTCCTACTGAAGACTTCAGCCAAATTGGTATGTTTTTAAAGGACAGAGACATTCCTCTTCATTGTTATAGAGAAAGAAATACCATACTGAGGAGTGATCCAAGTCCTTCTGCTCCATAGGCCAGCCTTTCACTGCAGGCATGTGAGTAAACAGCTCCTTCATTTGTtgtctattcaataaaatacacactacttcatgccttctctactaaatacttttgtttggtatctgtattagtttgggttctctagagtcacagaacatatggatagtctttatatagttaaggaatttgtcaatgacttacagtctatagtccaactcccccacAATTGTCAGCAGCACCTGTGGAtgaagttcaaggatctagcagtttctcagtcccatgagacaagcaggcaaggaagagtgagtaaatcttccttcttccaatgtccttatatatctccagccagtgtataGTCGggtgggtgtggcccagattaaaggctgtagttctccatcagagggtgtggcccagattaaaggtgtgtacaccatgcctttaatcccaaatgacctcgaactcagagatctccttgttttagcaactatgcttcaagatctccataccgaGATCCAGGtgagaaacttatatctctgagcctccaaattaggatcataggtgagccttccaattctagactgtatttcattccagatatagtcaggtatcttggtgtgactctaaccaaacaagtgaaaggtctatatgacaataacttcaggtctctaaagaaggaaatcgaagaagacctcagaaaattgaaaaattttccatgctcgtggatcggcaggattaatatagttaaaatggccatcttgcaaaaaacGATCTACatattcaacgcaatccccatcaaaatcccaactcagttcttcacagagttagacaaagcaattctcaaattcatctggaataacaaaaaacccaggatagctaaaactattctcaccaacaaaagaaattctgggggaatcagtatccctgacttcaagcaatactgcagagcaatagtgtaaaaaactgcatggtattggcacagtgacagacaagtggaccaatggagtagaattgaagatccagaaatgaatccacacacctatggtcacttgatctttaacaaaggagccaaaaacatccactggaaaaaaatggccttttcaacaaatggtgatggttcaattggaggtcggcatgcagaagaatgcgaattgatccattcttatctccatgtactaaacttcactccaagtgaatcaaggacctccacgtaaaaccaaagacactgaaactaatagaaatgaaactggggaagacccttgaggacatgggcacaggggaaaagttcctgaacagatcaccaatagcttatgctctaagatcaagaattgacaagtaggacctcataaaattaccaagtttctgtaaggcaaaggacactgttaaaaggacaaaatggcaaccatcatattgggaaaggatattcaccaaccctacatctgatagagggttaatatccaatatatacaaagaactcaagaagttagaccccagggaccaaataaccctattaaaaaatagggtacagatctaaacaaagaattttcacctgaagaaattcggatggctgagaggcaccttaagaagtgctcaacatcattagtcattagggaaatgcaaataaaaacaaccctgagatttcaccttacaccagtcagaatggctaaggtcaaaaactcaggagacagcaggtgttggcaaggatgtggagaaagaggaacactcctccactgctggtggggctgtaagaagttacaaccactttggaaatcagtctggcggttcctcagaaaactggacatgacacttcccgaggaccctgctatacctctcctgggcatttacggaaaggattccctggcatgcaataaagacacatgctccattattttcatagcagccttatttataatagccagaagctggaaagaacccagatgcccctgggGGGGATTGTTTGTTtatacaggatttctctgtataatcctggctgtacTTGgtacttactctatagaccaggctggcttagaactcacaaatcctcctgcctcgccctcccaagtgctgggattaaaggcctgtggcaCCACTGCCCTGTGAGagttcctttgtcaatgcaattaatctgagtctcttcaacctACCCTCAGGCAAACTCTTAAAactagggcaaaaaaaaaactcaaaaaacaaacaaacaagaaaaacaaacagaaaagccctAGGGCAAAAGGTatgcacattttttttcaataaacatCACATGAGTAGCCTCTACCACTCATACTGAGATCTttctcccacagttcaaatcaccctcagcaccaatgtcttcatattcctactagaatgTTTCACTAAACCGAACTTAAAGCACTTCACTGCTTTCCACATCCAAAGTCACCAAATCAATGTTCCTCCAAAAACATGAAAAAGCCTATCACAGTAATACCCTAGtccccagtaccaacttctgtatcagTCAGGATTCTTGAGAGTTAGAGaaattatggaatgtctctatatattaaaggaatttgttgtcTGCAGTGCATCTAACCCAATAATAGGCAGCTGTGACTGGGAAGCCCcacttcatgaaaaaaaaaaaattgttttttttttttttttacagggtttctctgtatagtcctgcctgtcctggaactcactctgtagaccaggctggcctagaacttagaaatctgcttgcctctgcctcccagagtgctgggattacaggcataggccaccaccgcccagctgaaaaatttattttcaatgataaaaaaGAAGTGCCTGGGTAATCAACAGGCTATTCCCTTGGGTATGTCTATgagggcctttcagagaacaagagggaagagcCATCCTGTGAGCATCCATCCAATAGATTAGGCACAGTGAGTAAGGGCAGGCattctgcttctctgctctttgGCTGCTGAGGTGAAGACCTTAGCTCTGACACCTAGACAAAGAAACAGCTTGTATCAGGGATAAGCTTTCTAACTGATCACccaatacaaagtggtcagccctggtgatggctgttcttggaaTTAAATTGACTACACCTGGAATTAAGAATAACTCAAGTGGCTGGAATTTTTCTTGTgaggattttttcccctcttgactgaatcatttgaggaggaaaaaaactACCCAAACCCTGATACTTCGAGCTTTGAGAATCTACCTAAAATCCTAACCAAAGCTCTGGTAGCCACTTCTATGAAGGACctgtaagaaaggaagggagagggaaaattatggcattttattttaactaagaacatattaaaaataaaccttccaTGTGTAAAGCAAGCAAAAACGTGACTGAGATGTGGAAGGTTCCTAATTATTTCACATCTACAACATTAACACGCAAGTGTCTGGTTAATGTGAACTCAACAGATGGGGAGCTAGGTATCTTTGAGGTCTAATGACACTATACACAGTCAAAAGTAAATAGAGGGAGATTCGTGCATTTTCCCCCCTTTTTAGTAAATGGGGTAGACTTAGAAGAAGTAGCAGTTGAGATTAATATGGGCAAAAGAAATTGTAACACATCCCCaaagaactgaaaatatattcatgttgATATTTGCTAGAATCAGAGATTAATGGCACCACCACCTGTAAAGCTATGAAAAGCAAAGTAGGAACGCATAGCACAATATGTAGTTACAGTAAAACAGTGTTGTGAAATTActattttttcttagaaaatttctcACTGCACATTTTCGGCAGGCCTTGAACTAAAAATCTTCCTGATTCAGCATTCTGATTCCTTGGACTCTgggtaaaggtgtgagctaccacacacAGCTAAACAGTAACTCAGGAAATTTCTTGGAAGAGACTTGCTTGTAGAGATTGGCCAATGTGTTAGTTCAACCTTCCATCCATTTAGATAATCCCACTTAGAGAATCTCACCCATTGGAAGCACTAGTAAAAGCCACCATGGGAGGAAGTGGGTGTGGTCCTTAGAGACTCTAAATACAGTCCTAGGGCCCACCAGGTTCATTCTACTTCAGATCAGATACAGTGTGTTTTCAACCTTCATGTCTAGACACTGCTAGACCCCTGTGCTCTAaggatctgatctcagaactgagcTAGTATTGTCTTGCTACCAAGCATTGATGAGCTCAGGGATAATTGCTTGGGTAAGTGCacaatttacaagagaaaattcctTCATAGTCCCTATTTTTAACTAAATATAAACAGGTTTTTGCTTAGAAGTTATATTTTGTCACTCAGCAAAACTTGACTCAATTtgcatttggatttctttcttgggataaAATGTGGGTTCAGgttatagataattttaaatttatcattatgcaCATTTTAATTGATCTGATGTATTGAGAGATAGTTTCATGATACCTTTCAATTTTGTATTGAGAGATAGTTTCATTATACTATTCAATTTTTTGTGttgtctaaattctaaaatgtttcttttcctttttttattttgttttgttttgttttttttttcaaaacagggtttgtctgtgtagtcctgtctgtcctggaactcactctgtagtccaggtaggcctcaaactcaggaatccacccgcctctgcctcccaagtgctggaattataggcgtgtgcctccacaactgcctctaaaatatttcaagagcatTCTGTGTTTAACAAAAGCTCTGAATGGTTTAAAGACAtaggaatttaaatatatatagaaaagtataGAAGCAAAAATTCAATTTTcagcaaaagaattttaatatttcttctcttGTAAATTATAGGAGGGAAAATCTCACAATATAAATGGGTACTTAAGTTTGCCATCATGATGGAATTGGCTACTCCTGCTAGAGTTGGGAATGTTAGATTGGAAGGTTACATGTagttaaaatatagaaaacaaaccaCTCTTATAAGAGTACATTCTGGTTAAAATCTgatgccatttttcttttgtgtttgatatgtgttcttgttttgtagtGAAATGTCTTATgtacaaaaaacaacaaaaaaaaataacaacaacaaaaaacgaaAGGAAAACATGACCATTACCTAAATTAAGGAGGCAGCATTAAAGTCCCAATGTTTTTGCTACTCTAATTGTTGACAATATTAGTATTGGAATTTGTAAAACAAGAACCACCAGTTAAAGCCATTTGATTCCATCTGTGTCCAGCTGTAGAagcttaattattttgaaaaacttGCCTCAAACTGagatttttccctttctttcttccttcctttctttctttctttctttctttctttctttctttctttctttctttctttctttctttctttctttctttctttccttccttccttccttccttccttccttccttccttccttccttccttccttccttctttccttttcttttgttttcttctctcttttctttcttttctattcttttttcttttttgggtttctccagacagggcttctctgtatatctttggctgtcctggaactgaatctgtatactaggctgaccttgaattcagaaatttgcCTTCCTTTGCCTGGAAAGTGCTTCcagggatttaaggcatgcaccaccactgctgggctgagATTATTTCTACATGTAAATGTTAAAAGAGATAGGAAATGCATACCTGTTGGTTAGATAACCAAGTCTCCCATAGACATGAGTGCTTCATTTATACCTTAAGACTTCTTCCCACAAACTCTAGGTAGGAGTTGTGTTTTGGGGAAGTAAACAAATGtcttccagaagtcctaagttcaattcccagcaaccacaaccatctctaatggggatccaatgccctgttttggtgtgtctgaagacagtgacagtacactaacatataaaaaaataaataaatcttaaaaaaatgaattccccTTGTGTTCAACTTGAGGGGATCAGGATTGCTTTAGAAATGAGCTGATAAgcagggcttggtggcacacgcctgtaatcccaggacttgagaggcagaagcaggcagatttctgagtttaaggccagactggtctacagagtgagttccaggacagccaaggctacacagagaaaccctgtcttggggggcagggaaagaaagaaagaaatgacctgatatatttgtgaaaatctattggattagattcattcagttgggaagaaccacactaaatgttggtgagatcattcctccagcccatgggttgagggctccaatgaagaaaaagggggaagggcGAGGAGCAAGCTTTCAtttgctctttgcttcctgattttggaagtcaggagaggaactgccttgagctcctgcaaCCATTTCTTCCTCACCATGATATCCTTGAAGTAGAAGACAGCATACTAATTCTTTTAGGCATTttgtagcagaaagaagagaagtgagtgatatttcccatGAAGATTTAAGGGTTGGGGCAGTGGAATCtgaataataagaaagtaaaagtcagataccaaacaaaaatatttagtagAGAAGGCATGAAGTAGTGTGTATTTTCTTGGATAGACAACAAACGAAGGAGCTGTTTACTCACATGCCTGCAGTGAAAGGCTGGCCTGTGGAACAGATGGACTTGGATCACAcctccatgtggttttttctctATAACAATGGAGAGGAATGACTCTGGCCTTTGAAAACTACCAATGTGGGTGGAAGTCTTCAGCACAAATGTAGATGGTAGATCTAGAATGGTGTCACATCAGGCAATATGTAGGGAAAAGTTCTTGGGCAAACAAAATAAGTCTGTATTTATTGCCATAATCAGAATTTTACCTCAACTTGAATCACattttgtctagtctcttgctcctctctggtccaataataataattctacttttcccccctcagaaaaatggaatcaGACATTTTGCAAACCCTCCAGGAAACACTCACCTGCTTCATTTGCCAGGGCGTCTTTATGGTTCCAGTCTCCTTAAGgtgtggccataccttctgcaaggcctgtctcatcctttcttcagaagatgttggaatccctgacctctgccctatATGTGGGCAACCCTCCAATGGGACATTCAGAAATAACATCACTATTTGTTACCTGGTATCTGCTGTGAGAAAAAACAGGCTCATGAAGTATTTGCATTCTCAGGATCAAAAATGCATGatccacaaggagagaaagacaaCATTCTCTGGTGAGAGCAGGTTCCTCCTCTGTCTATTGTGTTCTGTCTCCCAGAatcacagaggtcagagacacTGCATCATTGGACTGCAGGTTTGTACACAAATGGTAAGtgatatttcagaaaaaaatgagagctTGAGAGAGGGAGGCTTAGCAGACCATATGGAGAGGCTTGTCCTGATTCTGAGGAATCCACTGTCCTCTAAATCTTGCCAGTTTTTAAACAAGGAATGAGGAAagactataaaatataaacattccaTGACAGGTGCAGAAATAAAATAgcatttctagtttcatgattcaTTATGTTCATGTCATTGAAAAGTATAATCATCATAAATTTACATCTTTATAAACTGATTTAAAAACTGACATGAGACTAAAATCCAAAAGTACATTGGAATGAGGTGGTTAGAAGCATATGGGGAACCAGTCAGATGCTAATTATCCAGACAATCATCAATTACAGTCCATCACTTTACTTGAGCACAGGGTGGTTGTGTTCTGTAATTCTATAGTCTGAAATCTAAAGTTccatagttattaaaataaaacagaaacagcaatGTGATTCTTCTTCTACCCTCTCTAAAGTAATTGTGTTCAGTGCTAGAGTTTGTCATCAGGTAACTCATTATTCTCATTATTTATGTAAGGatgatatttatttacttatatgcttatttacttttatttatttattacaggtgaaacttgaaaagaaaatggcatctttattgaagAAGATCCAAGAACAGCAGGAGACTCTAAATGCAGAGAGGAGAGCAATCTTTCAGTGGTTGGTGGGTATCAGAGTGATGTGTAAAGTCAACCAGATGCAAATATCTTTCAAAGTTGGTCATTCATAATTTGAGGATCATACATGCAAAGTGATGCTAGGAAATTCTTTTATGTTAACCTTAaattcttaaaggcaaaatccaattttgaacaCAGAAAGGCCTTGCTGTGTGGCAGAGAAGTTTGATATTAAATcgtttttaaaaagggaaaagttTGATATTAATATGCgattttctgagtgtttagcaGAGTATATTAGACTCTATGACTCCACTTGGAATTTCAGTTACAATGCGTGTACcatgttgaatttttttcttttttggtttttgagacagggtttttctgtttagccctggcagtcctggaacttactctgtaaactaggctgcccacaaactcacaaatctgcctacTTTTGCCTCTGTTGCATTTTTGAGTGAATATTGTAACTATCAAAAGCTTTTTGTCCAGATATATCAGAATCTCAATTAATAGATGAAAATGgtaagagaaaaaaggatggATTTGTTTGCTTCctctaataataatgaagaaatatataaaatcaaatgatttacattttctgaaaagtgggACAGTAAATCAGTGTGTGCAGCACCCTGATGGGATCCTGTAGGtaatttaaacatagaagaactcAGTCGAGAGGATCAAATACTCTCCAGATGTGATCTAGGGTGTCCCTTTTCATTCAGGACTTTGTGACCCTACGGGAGGAAATGATCAGGACAGAGTATAGCAAACTGCATCCACCCCTCgaagaagaagagaatcaatATATGGCGtgtatgaaaaatcaaagcaacactatTTTAGAGGAGTTCAAGAAAAGTGAAGCCATGATGGTCCACAATAGGAGTCAACTAATAGAATTGTATCAGGAGCTGAAGGTGATGTCCCAGAAACCATATGAGGTGGTGCTGTTGCAGGTAAGCATGGAAGAGGGCTTGAAACAGCTTTATTATCTGAGGACCACATCTATGACTGTTACATCTGAGATCCCTTTCTATATCCCCTCTACTTatcaggttttaagaaaaatctggAGAGACAATTTTTGCAATAACCTAAAATGAGCAAGCTTGTTGACATTGTGTCAGTAGATTCCCCATTGAATATCTCATTTTTTGTGTTCATAGCTTGCTTCTTTGAAACCAAAATAAGTGATTCTTGTTACCAAACACTCCACTTTACCTCTACTTGGATATTAGTGTAGTTTTAATGTAGTCTACCATaagtttgttctgtttgaaagctgtgtttttgagatttctttgggaggtgggggatttgATATATGTTCTTCTTTATTGGTGCACAATGGCCTGGGATTCACAGGATTCCTGAga encodes:
- the LOC127688733 gene encoding tripartite motif-containing protein 43C-like; translation: MESDILQTLQETLTCFICQGVFMVPVSLRCGHTFCKACLILSSEDVGIPDLCPICGQPSNGTFRNNITICYLVSAVRKNRLMKYLHSQDQKCMIHKERKTTFSGESRFLLCLLCSVSQNHRGQRHCIIGLQVCTQMVKLEKKMASLLKKIQEQQETLNAERRAIFQWLDFVTLREEMIRTEYSKLHPPLEEEENQYMACMKNQSNTILEEFKKSEAMMVHNRSQLIELYQELKVMSQKPYEVVLLQDLDDLLSRSELAQLTQGMKPKLSAHPNTGLTARFKYFQVKIFFQNLVIYNCHPSLVFDVRRFTSSPRSERPVLAVPGSCRESWGAKSFTTGKHYWELDLKNYKEWAVGVCDNVWLKKRNFEIGSEGAFLLVCLKDADHYSLLTTCPTFHHHIEKPTGRVGVFLDCEGGCVSFLDVTQSSLIYSYCPGTFHCTVRPYYCTAYT